A single genomic interval of Eleutherodactylus coqui strain aEleCoq1 chromosome 3, aEleCoq1.hap1, whole genome shotgun sequence harbors:
- the FAM20B gene encoding glycosaminoglycan xylosylkinase, with product MKLKQRVVVLALLLVILVLTKLLLLDRLETSAAQRQDQLSFQRMMSGLRLTMDSRLEHTLQSPWEIASQWVVPREVYPEDTPEMGAVLHAMATKKIIRADVGYKGTQLKALLVLDGGQKVVFKPKRYSRDYVVEGEPYAGYDRHNAEVAAFHLDRILGFRRAPMVIGRYVNLITEIKPVATEQLLSTFLKQGNNTCFYGKCYYCRETEPACAEREVMEGAVTLWLPDVWPLQKHRHPWGRTYREGKLARWEYDESYCDAVKKTPPYDAGPRLLDIIDTAIFDYLIGNADRHHYESFQDDEGASMLILLDNAKSFGNPSMDERSILAPLYQCCIIRVSTWNRLSHLKHGTLRSALLSATSHDPIFPILSEAHLEALERRLQGIIGTVQQCIDQFGTDIVMVEDRMTVSHV from the exons ATGAAGCTGAAGCAGCGAGTTGTGGTCCTGGCTTTGCTGCTGGTCATCTTGGTCCTTACTAAACTTCTACTGTTGGACAGATTAGAGACGTCTGCGGCACAAAGACAGGACCAGCTGTCCTTCCAGCGGATGATGTCCGGCCTGCGGCTTACCATGGACTCGCGACTGGAACACACTTTACAGTCTCCATGGGAAATTGCAtctcaatgggttgtcccaaGAGAGGTATATCCTGAAGATACTCCTGAAATGGGAGCTGTCCTGCATGCCATGGCCACGAAGAAGATCATAAGGGCGGACGTGGGCTACAAAGGAACACAGCTCAAAGCCTTGTTAGTCCTGGATGGTGGGCAAAAGGTGGTCTTCAAACCAAAAAG ATACAGCAGAGACTATGTGGTGGAGGGAGAACCCTACGCCGGCTACGATCGGCATAACGCAGAGGTGGCAGCCTTCCACCTAGATAG GATTCTTGGCTTCAGACGCGCCCCAATGGTCATCGGGCGTTACGTGAATCTTATCACGGAGATCAAACCCGTAGCTACTGAGCAGCTGCTAAGCACCTTTCTAAAGCAGG GAAATAACACCTGCTTCTATGGAAAATGTTACTACTGCCGAGAAACGGAGCCCGCTTGTGCCGAGAGGGAAGTGATGGAGGGTGCCGTTACTCTCTGGCTTCCTGACGTCTGGCCTCTTCAGAAGCACAGACACCCCTGGGGCCGGACGTACCGGGAAGGCAAGTTAGCCAG gtgGGAATATGATGAAAGTTACTGTGATGCTGTGAAGAAGACTCCTCCTTATGACGCCGGCCCCCGGCTCCTTGATATTATTGATACAGCCATCTTTGACTACTTGATTGGAAATGCAGATCGCCATCACTATGAAAGTTTCCAGGATGACGAGGGAGCCAGCATGCTTATACTACTGGACAATGCGAAGAG TTTTGGTAATCCGTCCATGGATGAGCGCAGCATCCTCGCCCCCCTGTACCAGTGCTGCAT CATTCGTGTCTCCACCTGGAATCGTCTGTCTCACCTGAAGCATGGCACCCTGCGCTCCGCTCTGCTTTCCGCCACGAGTCACGACCCAATCTTCCCCATCCTATCAGAAGCTCACTTAGAAGCCTTGGAGCGCCGTCTACAGGGCATAATAGGAACAGTCCAGCAGTGCATAGATCAGTTTGGCACTGACATAGTGATGGTGGAGGACCGGATGACCGTGTCTCATGTCTAA